In Lolium rigidum isolate FL_2022 chromosome 3, APGP_CSIRO_Lrig_0.1, whole genome shotgun sequence, the genomic window TTCCTGCTACTACTGAGTCAATTGCAAAAGCTCAGGAGGCTAAGGATGCTTCAGCGtcgatttctatcctttaccgtgTGATTCAAGACCCGTCTTCTTCTCCAGATGCACTGAGAACAAAAGAGCTTGCGATTACTAACCTTACAAACTACCTTACTAAAGAGAACCGAGCTGAGGATCTGCGGAATCTTTTGACCCAGCTCAGGCCATTTTTCTCACTGATTCCCAAGGCCAAGACTGCAAAAATTGTCCGTGGAGTCATTGAAGCTGTCGCCAAGATTCCTGGAACATCTGATCTTCAGATCTCACTCTGCAAGGAGATGGTGGAATGGACCCGTGCAGAGAAACGGACGTTCCTTAGGCAGCGTGTGGAGTCAAGGTTAGCGGCCCTTCTATTAGAGAATCGGGAGTACACTGAAGCCCTTACCCTCCTTACTGGTCTTATCAAGGAAGTCAGGAGACTTGACGACAAGTTGCTTCTTGTGGACATTGACCTATTGGAAAGCAAGCTCCACTTCTCTCTGAGAAACCTGCCGAAGGCCAAAGCTTCATTGACCGCTGCAAGAACAGCGGCTAATGCCATTTATGTTCCACCAGCTCAGCAGGGCACTATTGATCTGCAGAGTGGAATCCTTCACGCTGAAGAGAAGGACTACAAAACTGCTTACAGCTACTTCTTTGAAGCATTTGAGGCTTTCAATGCACTGGAGGACCCAAGAGCTATCTTCAGCTTGAAGTATATGCTCTTGTGCAAGATAATGGTTAACCAGGCTGATGATGTGGCTGGAATAATTTCATCTAAGGCTAGCCTTAAGTATGTGGGTCCTGATGTTGATGCCATGAAAGCTGTAGCGGATGCCTACTCTAAAAGATCTCTCAAGTATTTTGAAACCGCCCTTCGTGATTATAAAGCTCAGCTTGAGGAGGATCCTATTGTTCACAGGCATCTTTCATCACTGTATGATACCCTGCTGGAGCAGAATCTCTGCAGGTTGATTGAGCCATACTCGAAAGTGGAGATTGAGCATATCGCACAGATGATTGAATTGCCCATTGATCATGTTGAGAAGAAGTTGTCACAGATGATCCTTGACAAGAAATTTGCTGGTACTCTGGATCAAGGTGCTGGTTGCCTCATTATCTTTGAGGAACTCGCAACCGAGGCTATCTTCCCTGCTACACTCGAAACTATTTCAAACGTTGGGAAGGTTGTGGACAGCCTTTACATGAGGTCCGCGAAGATCATGGCTTGAAGTGAAGTATTCGCGTGATAATCTGTTGGATATGATTTTATTGTTACATTGAGTCTTTCAAGACACCTAATCCTGTATGTCAATACTTTATTCTGCATGTATTTTAGTCTACCTTGACAACAGTATAATGTGTTGTTTCAGTGTGGTTGGCCTGTAACCGTGTACTTCCTTTTTCTACCTTAATGAAGTTCGGCCTTAGGCCCTTCGAAAAATAGTTGGTCCAACTATAAAACCGAGTTATGCTACTGCTACAATTTTTTTTCAACGATTTTTTTCCGTATGAGCGTAGTAATAATGCTTAAAATACAAATATACAATGGTGACTTGGCAAGAGGTGCTTTTCCCTGGCACTGGCAGCCAATATGTCAAATTTGTGCACGAAACCATTTTTTTTCCATCTGTGCTGAGGCTAGACCCTGTATTGTTGATGCTGCTGTGAATATTGAAATCCATGCTTGTAGTTACTATTTCTAGCGATCCTGTTGTGCTGACATAATAACCAAGTTAAAAGCGTACACTAGAGATTTTAAAAAGATACACTAGCAAAGGATCCACACCCTAGTGCGTACACGTATAATTTTTCTTTAAGAGTGTTTCTGAAAAAAAAACCTGGACAACTATAGCGAGCCATCAAGCAGACCCCTGCCCATCAAGTAAACCCCTTAGAGCATGTCAACAGCTAGAGCAAGCCATCAGTTAACCCCTGAGAGCATGTCAACAGCTTGCGTTTTGCCCTGGAGCGCTATCAGAAGTGTCATCTTATGTTTGCTGAGCGATTCTTCTCAAAACTCTGCATCACGTTCATAGGGTTCTCGCCTTGCCACTGGCGCTGCTTCTGATTATGACCCAAAGAATTGATTTGATCTCATTTATGTCTTATCATGAACAGCTGGAATGTCAAAAACTGTAGTTCTCTTCATGTGCAAGTCCGTCATTTCCTGCAAAACATGTGCTGATGTTTTCAGTGAATGAGGCACTGTCAAGAATACTACAGAAAAGTGCAGTATCACTATCAGGTACCTTCAACCGAATCACTTTCCGTATTGCCAGAATTAGTCCTGGCATAAGACACCGAACATTTGTAACATCATGCTTCAAGGTATAAATCTGAAATGAGAAAGAAGAACGGATGAAACTCAATATAAACATGATTGTCTAGGGTGAATCGATGAACAGAAAGTAGGTTTTTGGATGCATTAGGGACATGAAGAATATTGCGAAGATGAAAATTTTGAGTAGGGCTACAAACTATGGAATGACCAATGTGGGAAATACTCATACCATGACCATTGGCCATGTTGACCCTATCATTGCCCTTGTATGCATCACGGACCGTCAAATTATTGAGCTCACCGGTGATGTGATGTGTGGCACCCGTATCGGAGTACCAATTGGTGTCAACACCATAGTATGCAGCATTGCCTTCTTTGTCACCAtaggagtcatcatcgtcatcttcaAAACGCCACCAGCAATCCTTGGCGGCGTGTCCCTCCTTGTTGCAAATCTGACACATGACGTCGATCCAGGGTGTGGTGCGGCGGCGGCCACGTCCACGGCCACGGCCCCCTCCTGGAGGTGCACGTCCACCCCCATGGCCGAAGTGCTGTTGCGGGCGATCCTCGCGGCGAGAGTCACgacgatcatctcgcctgtcCTCGCTCTATCCTCCCGACGgtcatgatgtctacgcacgcagtgttgggcctccaagagcagaggtttgtatagcagcaagtttcccttaagtgaatcacccaaggtttatcgaactcagggaggtagaggtcaaagatatccctctcaagcaaccctgcaattaagatacaagaagtctcttgtgtctccaacacacctaatacacttgtcagatgtataggtgcactagttcggcgaagagatagtgaaatacaagtaatatggatgattataagtaataattgcaatctgaaataaaaatggcagcaagcgaacatgtagcagaacttgttggaaacggtgtttcaatgcttaaaaacaaggcctagggatcatactttcactagtggacactctcaacaatgatcacataattgaataaataaatgctactctcaaacactctcttgttggataacaaacaccattcattgtgtagggctgcaaaagcacacctcaagccggagtaaacaagctccacaacttcataaaggaatcacacacgatgcgcacactgtcaccatcacaccatggagagtgaatccggagttcatattaaagtaacctctagagtgcataatagacaagagtaacatctacatattcaactagattacaaagctcatgatcacataaagatcacaccatgggagagagagatgaaccacatagataccggtagagccctcagcctcggggagaactactcctcctcatcatgggagacagcaacggcgatgaagatggcgatggagtcgatggagatggattccgggggcacttccccatcccggcggcgtgccggaacagagacttctgtcccccgaacttggcttcgcgatggcggcggtgttgcctgccaaaacccaccggcgagcaccgacgagcaacacggagagccgggaggctcccaggactgctggagggccctggtccctcgggcgacggcccgcaatgctctggcacacgtcgtgGCTaatgcaagggtgtgccacctgacctatacctggtcaggaaggtgatggattgcttcgattagtttcctgcatggtagacacgtaaacattaaatgcgagcccgatcggctcccaggttaccctgtgaatcggctcaaagagccgattaccccatggttcacgttggatttacgataacatggggatcctgcttcatcaatatcaagttaaaccaatctacgacagtctagggttttcaccgcataaccggaacatcctacacgtagttgagcctagcagatacgtaagatgatggaaaactagtcctaaagaggcctaaaaaccaacacgaagtcgattcccggaacaatccctctaggatcagcaagCCATAccctacgcactaccggatcgttcaacccgtttgcaaggcctaaccatgcggatatcaaactaatcctcggagaacaaggaacaactataacagatcagatctactaaataaagaacaagcaaggtgctgcccttacacccaagataggtgtaagggcagctagatattgaggggcagcgtagctaagcaagcatatcatgaaagtatcgacgtcagccccaaaacatctatgataatggtgttgctcgccataaaaaaggcttcagtacgagcaacaccaacaacgaataaactgatactacctagatcgcaagatgcgatctaggcagcatgttgcttatccggaagaaaccctcgaaacaaggggtggcgatgcgcctagattggtttgttgtgaacgtgatcgtcttccttctcaataaccctaggtacatatttatagtccgtggactttctatcttgggaataaacctagctgtgtacgactaaactctatctcttaattctaaacataaaacgtaatctaccataatatacaaatacacgggtagtctagcccaaattctcgtacgaggccgattcagaaatattTCACGTGCATATTCTCTAAACCCATTTAATCatggcccatctccggacttggttaaaatctggtgataacacatgcccccctggttttggtaatgataatttcaaaaccactctgttttttcttcgtagggtcacgtcgtggcagagtagaaccgtcacagtatcctttcatcatgatgccttgccttctcaacttctctgcacgatttgacagttttggcaccacgtcctcggaaaccgccgcagcattagatctccactatatcccctttatttaaccgcgtcgagcagttcacttcttcatccccctgctccgtactagccatcggaaagccctcctctgcaccatggactcctcctcctcctcctcctctgcctcctcgggtctttcctccctatcctcttcctctcgtgagccgacgccggagtgggactcgatggcggcgcacgaggtcctcgccccaacgaaatgggacaaggaggatcatgattcctccgtctggtccgaggatgacaagtccttgaccgatggaGAAGActacttccagttcctcgtcaatggggagctggaggcggagagcgaggacgacctcttctcctgggacgacttcacctcctccgacgaggaggaggaagaggaagatgacacctcctccgacgagtatccgccggcgaagcgcttccgcgccgggtcggatgacgacgacgacaacgacgacgaggaggaggaagaagcccctgccgagggttacggtagcagcgacgaggagctcgccggcagcagcgccgacggcagctacgacggcgaagacgagggcagcgacggcccttagattagggactactagcataggactagtagtagtaatcggctcttcttttgttcttcctttcctcgagcaatcggctcttctccgtAAAAAccctctttattaatgaagaaaatgtttctatgtcgattttgctttcatatcaattttgccgattgtcaaagcaagtcaacgcgcaaagagccgatgtcgacgcatcggcctttaccataaaacgcgagtaaggccaaatcgagttgcctattcaaacggtaacctgcaacccttgttcgaaagagtaaactcagatccccaaatcaccgcttgaacagatccaacttacggccacgcgaatctcagatctcaatcgcgcagattcaactccgcagcgaatccaatggcggaatcatccaacgccaatgctacggtctctggcctgaaggtaatcctcaaccgctcctcgcaatccgagcatagtgttagaatcaacagcaaacatctgaattaatgtctcatcccgtcattaatttttaggtatcagacattctgctgccgcatccttctcttccaaattctctctgtcttggccctcgttctaccgagagtcctgcccatttgatttcatgcgaggccaatagaattccctccgtgaaccagaatttagatctaacttcttgggccgactgcttacgagcctggcctaatcctcctgaagattgggtttcatggtacaatagaatatccaaaactcaccaagccacaCGGGAAACCAcaagaatagccgatgctttagctttatcaccgtctccccttgagaaacatgaaaaccttcgaaaaccatcggctacttttggtccgatgctttgaattgcttcatgtttggccatggccccatgacaccaaccctactagacgtggccatgatcactggtctagacattgcatccccaagcccctctcgcTTTTATGCTCGCCaaggtccctttcacactctcttccaaaacagagtgcacaaactggggtgcttatcttcgacgccacatgaaaaacaaaggccctgtaacagagaaagaacacacggccatcCTGAATTTctagttggaacacttcatattctgtggcccttcacttgctccaaccaagaattacctttccttggcctatgaacttgccagaggcacccagcttggcattggcaaactgttccttggagaggtctatcgatatctccaactaatgtctgtcaaactattttcccaaaagacagtcaaaacaggaggtccctggtggtttattcagctatgggctcagctgtatttccagaaccatgtcccaaactttccacctttggccacttgcacctttccagatactaacgggaagccaatccggtgcactagctacggccaagctctatatagccttccaggtactaaactgaccctcaaggaagcattggagtggttcagaattttctaccaaggcctggacaatcctctcttctttccttatacggagtgtgaaaattttgaaaatccagtttccttcaggctagacagctttgccgatgacgccagcacccggcaattgtattccatcatgatccgtccctccttccagttggcatgagcacctcaaacaggatcatcaaacctggttatgagtcttatcagccggtcgtagcagcccggtagcttggtcttgggcaggtatctccccatttcttcctccaccacttgacAGAGAGTAGAGCTGAgctgcccgatgtcctcaccggtcagaggtgttactctttctttgatgctctagccatcccgagttcctcacaacctctcttttacctcatcaaccgatggttttgagacctggtggtcaatgtggaagactcatgccttccggagagctctgggaccattgctgaaacaacttgatgctgaatatgatatccctgcagaacaggtaccactactcacgaattatcttgaagtggcttacaatgatttcttttcttttacaaccttgctctgtctccttgcagcaacaagacggtccagaacctgtacatgatgacggctcccccttcagattcctcccaccagctccggtggtcctcttcgcaaaaactcaccacccttgaaaaaggttgtgatgcgaagccagccgatgatgccaaaatcggcttccaagagcgagTATCttcgggccagctgcccccgagcctcggtcaaggcgagaacagcgatgaggaaagtagctgccagggaagaccttgaagcgccaaagcgctactccagctcaagaaagtttgcacgtaaggctgatccatgccttggctgatttcatctatccttctaggcttacgcaacatgcttgtatttcttttacgaggcctctactgaagaaaactccgGCGAGGAGACACGATccggtcgaagggactcgagttcgggaaactctgggaaaaccaccacgcagagccagccagacttgccaccgtcggcttccaagaaaaggtcagctcctgaacctgctgcttcccaagctccaatcaaagcagggcagggcggtctacgcacaaagagccgatgcatcaagagagctcgcaaggaaccgcaaacctcttcattaaaccaggagatttcaaatgtaattaccctccatactctccttggctcatatttcatgctaacccattactgttctcatcggctaaccacttcctttgcggatcgatgacacctctagtggggaagtcgaggaggtactgatgccatccgccaccctggacctagcaacttccaaaagtgtagctgacaaggttgccaacttggccaagcccacaacagaaacacaagagccgatcacctcttcatcggctgttcctctagtcttaggagaggtacactcccttcccttagctctacccttctctttcgctgtatactgatgttgttcttgttgtttgtcagggttatgacctctcaagcttgctaacgttcgaccctgaatccatcgaaccagctacttctaAAGCAAGTGAGGAGTcaggacccagcgctacacatggtcaactcaaacatctcaaggccctgctctcctcctcaattgagacattggttgaagaccccgaagaagtgaagagcattcttgaagacatccagcctcaccTCCCGGTAACGTTGCGGGTGAAACTCGGCCGGTTGTGACTGCGTCGCCTACGggtcaagggtgaaattggctcgtcggagaatcaacctacgccacgcccagcttccgttgaaagccgatattgcggacaaatgtcggcggcttaatgagaaaaaggcagctttggacgccaaagcGACACCTCTCGTCGGCACTaccgaacttgagaccttgcgaaaggagttggaggaccttgaagagagggtccgggcaaccaaacagctcatccaagataaggaagctcttattgcccactcccacgaggaagcggaaggcctcaaagctggacCGAAGACCGATGCGgccgaaatacgtgccctgaacaagcGGCCGGTGAcgggcaaggacgaagatgatgaggccgagatcgccgaggtggatcgtgttcgtgctgacgccctccatgcccttgaggcattccttcagtagagcctctctatgtaacctgataactgctcaattgagcttgtacctctatTGTCGatttttgtatattttttttactggccgatttcgttcatcggccccatatttcattgtccgttatcccatattaggtgcccccgagccgaatctttcaagtaattgaagatatcggctctccagttatccgattccaggaactgtacctgaacctcggctccacctgctacgtccttgtagcctgacgccatctgtgtgaGATCGTTCGCCTTGGTGTTCTTTCAAccaagctatcatcaggctcctcagatgcggatctaactttttgctgataaatgttggtcgtggcttatccccaggaccaatgtcaatctcttctagctcatcggccgatgtaaacccataccctaactttccgtcgcctgctagatcgatgcttgAACACGAggcgaacgtatggtgaggataattttggccgattgctggaatcggcctcctttttgattgtattgctcaatgaaggtttacaacttatttgtgctcccctacaggagggagtctccctactacggctacgtgacatgcttgaggtgagatcatcgcttcctattttttggggccgatcgcagggatcggccttgccacgtacgtcgatcgatgttgctcttgctactctatcaggccggtggataagaccagcctcaccccgttttttgtaacttcgatgcgATCAAAGccatccaaactgactccagagagcggctcttggtcttccgcgtcccaaatattcatgccggctattgagacctcgatcgagtcgtctgcatgcacgacttccacttcatctccatcccattgtatcaggcactggtgcattgtagatggaatgcagcagttggcgtgaatccagtcccttcctagcaggacagcatatgtgcttttgctgtcgacgatgaagaatgatgtagggatggtttttcggcctacggttagatccacgttcagaacgccttgcgtctctgatgtttggccgttgaagtcgtttagtgtgacgttggttttgatcagatctgcgctagagcgtcccaaatgtcgtagcatggagtatggcatgatgttgactgccgctcccgtgtcaaccaacatcttgccgacaggctgcccattgatataaccttttaggtacagggccttcatatgtttgtagcccttctctcgtggcttttcgaagataactggccgtggaccgcagtcaaactgtgctatcagcacttcttcggttcctggagcatgaaactctgatggaagtatgaacaccatgtttgtgccagccgatgcactggcatcggcttttacttgcttggggcgccattctttcttctgtggacgaccctcctcgtccaaagtttgctgaattttcacggccagatcgggccgcgctttcctcaacgtgtgcaggtattacgcctcggcttgctccaagctacgtagccgctgaaccctacgcttttgggagtggctgagtccatcaggacaccaccttggccggtgatatctatcttcttcttcatcttctgactcctcaaagtcttcctcttgagatgactcagctcgtctgttctgggatgggagaggccctagacgcttgaaaactgaaacttctcctgcgtccttcttctgctgtctacactccgggcagttgtcgattgtaggcaatcggctcattcctgaatcccagcaatgcttaaagaaaggacagtcccagtgtctatccatgtcttcctgctcccttgatttccctttagcgcggtgctcatatccttcgtcgtctctgttataccgacgatatcttccattgtctacgtcagaccgatgatatctttcgtcatctctgtcgtagcGCCGAcatcggtcgtactgacgctcatatttgttaaggagatgcgcggagagtggtcgttgatatcgcacgcttctcacttgttcctcggtgaggtaccgtcggtcatcatatcggggccggtcgcgtcggCCGgcttcctccttttccttgccacgggagtggctgctttcttccttatccttgccatggtggtatacaggccctgccatgttaacatcaaacgagaaacctggctgatgcctcgcggagtgattgagttccaccacgttgacgccaggaaacgggtgtgtgtccactttcatggcaaattggccgaggatcaaacggccttgttctatcgccgtttggatctgccgacgtaactctttgcagtcattggtgatatgggtgaacgagtgatgccacttgcagtacggtctcccgttcatctcttgcgccgtagggattttatggccttcgggtaacttcagctgtttttccttgagcaataaatcgaatatctgctcagccttgcttacatcgaagtcaaacccctttggaggcccttgtggtttcacccatttgcgggacacgggaactgcccccccgagtccattcagccacggccactTCCTGGTCTCCTGGAGaatcctcaacttcttctgtctcgaccaggcctatcggacgcttgaacttgtcttggtacagttctgggtggcgctATTCATACAATGTTaacttctggaccatgtgcgtcaGCGaactgtactccacttggaaagccagatccttgatcggcgctgcgaggcccaacactgccagctcgactgcttccttctcatttagacgcgccgaataacatcggttcttaacAGTCCCGAAACGCTGGATGtactccgacaccgtttctccgcgtctTTGCCGTACctgtgccagatcggcaatgccagcctcggtagcttctgagtgatattgaacatgaaactgctcttccagttgcttccacgtccggactgagtttggtggcaacgaggtgtaccacccaaaagccgatcctgtgagagattgcgcgaaaaacctcacacgtagcggatctgatgctgaaatcatgcccaactgtgccaaatatcggctcacgtgctcgatcgagctagacccttctgatccattgaactttgagaactcgggagccgatacttgggtggtagtgggatcaaatcgtactcgtcggggtacggcttggaatagccgattgttttcctctttggcaggatgccgaactggtctctcaagattgtactgatttgctccacggtatgagctgcaggggccgagctttcatgactcgttccggtggcatatttagctagccaagcctgtttatcggcgtctgctccagaaatccctgctggtgcaatctt contains:
- the LOC124701119 gene encoding 26S proteasome non-ATPase regulatory subunit 11 homolog; protein product: MSSSMESTYLPATTESIAKAQEAKDASASISILYRVIQDPSSSPDALRTKELAITNLTNYLTKENRAEDLRNLLTQLRPFFSLIPKAKTAKIVRGVIEAVAKIPGTSDLQISLCKEMVEWTRAEKRTFLRQRVESRLAALLLENREYTEALTLLTGLIKEVRRLDDKLLLVDIDLLESKLHFSLRNLPKAKASLTAARTAANAIYVPPAQQGTIDLQSGILHAEEKDYKTAYSYFFEAFEAFNALEDPRAIFSLKYMLLCKIMVNQADDVAGIISSKASLKYVGPDVDAMKAVADAYSKRSLKYFETALRDYKAQLEEDPIVHRHLSSLYDTLLEQNLCRLIEPYSKVEIEHIAQMIELPIDHVEKKLSQMILDKKFAGTLDQGAGCLIIFEELATEAIFPATLETISNVGKVVDSLYMRSAKIMA